One part of the Palaemon carinicauda isolate YSFRI2023 chromosome 23, ASM3689809v2, whole genome shotgun sequence genome encodes these proteins:
- the LOC137617455 gene encoding uncharacterized protein encodes MQIALDTIAASCQAVPSLVEYAAAVLTTLSPTQEKTIEALCPPAQAFRAALDSITLPLADNVYYTDGSVDREVPVAAAAVYSPHFSACWRISNNASTLQTELVAILKALTHTLTSQGNTSIHTDSRGAMATIRSKDIRENTLIISSIRQIAHTYDLQNRQVTLNWIPNHIGILGNEKSRSISKAGPPSHHYQHNPQPIA; translated from the exons ATGCAAATCGCCCTAGACACCATTGCAGCAAGCTGCCAG GCTGTACCCTCTTTGGTAGAATATGCAGCCGCTGTTCTCACTACCCTCAGCCCTACACAGGAAAAGACCAtcgaa GCGCTATGCCCCCCAGCACAGGCCTTTAGAGCGGCCCTTGATTCGATCACCCTCCCGCTCGCTGACAATGTGTATTATACTGACGGCTCTGTAGACAGGGAGGTTCCTGTGGCAGCTGCAGCAGTCTACTCCCCACATTTCTCGGCCTGctggaggatctccaacaatgcctccacactccaaactgaactagttgccatactcaaagcccttacacacacactcaccagTCAAGGTAACACCTCGATACATACTGACTCCAGAGGAGCCATGGCAACAATCAGGAGCAAAGATATCCGAGAAAacacactcatcatctcctccatCAGACAGATAGCCCACACATATGATCTCCAGAACCGACAGGTCACATTAAATTGGATCCCCAATCATATAGGTATACTCGGTAATGAAAAAAGCCGATCTATTAGCAAAGCAGGCCCTCCAAGTCACCACTATCAGCATAACCCTCAACCCATCGCATGA
- the LOC137617454 gene encoding uncharacterized protein, with product MPRPRQKQLPPKRNDLVREACDEPSCTHALYTSAELDTALAKCRDTAPGAQGITYSMLKHLGEPAKNSYLHIVNIMHAQHIRPEPWNKQDTNPIPKPKEINAYHPIAVISCTDKVAERMVLRRLQWVVGPLHDRLYAYTRGIGTQECLADVMATVNGKSALVVFLDLEKAYELACSDAIQTSLVIKGERGHLLAWTQKYTQKQGS from the coding sequence ATGCCCAGGCCCAGGCAGAAACAACTTCCGCCTAAAAGAAATGACCTAGTTAGAGAAGCCTGCGATGAACCGTCATGCACTCATGCGCTGTACACTTCAGCCGAACTTGATACTGCCCTAGCTAAATGTAGAGACACGGCCCCTGGTGCCCAGGGCATTACTTATTCTATGCTAAAGCATCTTGGCGAACCGGCCAAAAATAGCTACTTACACATAGTTAACATAATGCATGCTCAGCACATCAGGCCCGAACCATGGAACAAACAGGACACCAACCCAATACCAAAGCCTAAGGAAATAAATGCCTATCATCCCATTGCCGTAATCAGCTGCACCGATAAGGTAGCTGAACGAATGGTCCTCCGGCGGCTTCAGTGGGTGGTGGGCCCCTTGCACGACAGGCTCTATGCCTACACGAGAGGCATTGGAACACAAGAATGTCTAGCTGACGTCATGGCCACAGTCAACGGAAAAAGCGCACTagttgttttccttgatcttgagaaggcctatgagttagCCTGCTCTGACGCTATTCAGACATCTCTAGTCATCAAAGGCGAAAGAGGCCACCTCCTTGCGTGGACACAGAAATATACCCAAAAACAGGGAAGCTAG